In the Mycolicibacter sp. MU0102 genome, one interval contains:
- a CDS encoding TetR/AcrR family transcriptional regulator: MAEQLKASTAKTDGRKRRWHQHKVDRRNDLIDGTIEAIRRRGRYVSMDEIAAEIGVSKTVLYRYFVDKNDLTTSVMMRFAQTTLIPNMAAALSANLDGFDLVREIIRVYVQTVANEPEPYRFVMANSSASKSKVIADSERIIARMLAVMLRRRMKSVGMDTHGVDPWAYMIVGGVQLATHSWLLDPRMSADDLIDYLTMLSWNALCGIVEVGGSLEKFNAGPHPSPVLPWRRASRAQSAR; the protein is encoded by the coding sequence GTGGCAGAACAGCTCAAGGCCAGCACCGCCAAGACCGACGGTCGCAAACGGCGTTGGCACCAGCACAAGGTCGACCGCCGAAACGACCTCATCGACGGAACGATCGAGGCGATCCGGCGCCGCGGCCGCTATGTCAGCATGGACGAGATCGCCGCAGAGATCGGCGTGTCCAAGACGGTCCTGTACCGGTATTTCGTCGACAAAAACGACCTCACCACCTCGGTGATGATGCGCTTCGCGCAGACCACGCTGATCCCCAATATGGCGGCGGCGCTGTCGGCGAACCTGGACGGGTTCGACCTGGTTCGCGAGATCATCCGGGTGTACGTGCAGACCGTGGCCAACGAGCCCGAGCCCTACCGGTTCGTGATGGCCAACAGCTCGGCCAGCAAGAGCAAGGTGATCGCCGACTCCGAGCGCATCATCGCGCGGATGCTCGCGGTGATGCTGCGCCGCCGGATGAAATCGGTCGGCATGGACACCCACGGCGTGGATCCGTGGGCCTACATGATCGTCGGCGGGGTGCAGTTGGCCACCCACTCGTGGCTGCTGGATCCCCGAATGAGCGCCGACGACCTGATCGACTACCTGACGATGCTGAGCTGGAATGCACTGTGCGGCATCGTCGAGGTGGGTGGATCGCTGGAGAAGTTCAATGCGGGCCCGCATCCGTCGCCGGTGCTGCCGTGGCGACGGGCGTCCCGCGCGCAATCTGCGCGCTGA
- a CDS encoding DUF445 domain-containing protein: MADDGGVVHPENQSSWPGAAQAVQSLAESFAGADPDADAVRLRDLRRMKVVALSFLLGATVVFLLCRWAATHGVEGTAPTWVGYVGAAAEAGMVGALADWFAVTALFKHPLGIPIPHTAIIKRKKDQLGEGLGTFVRENFLSPPVIETKLRDAQVAGRVGKWLSEPAHAERVAAETATVLRVLIEMLRDDDVQDVIDRMIVQRIAEPHWGPPVGRVLGSLLAENRQEALIQLLADRAFQWSLNAGEVIQRVVERDSPTWSPRFVDHLVGDRIHRELMDFTDKVRRNPDHELRRSATRFLFEFADDLQHDQATIAKADAVKEQLMAREEVANAAATAWRTLKRLVLEGVDDPSSALRTRVASTVVQVGESLRDKAELRDKVDNWIVRAAQHLVGHYGVEITAIITETIERWDAAEASRRIELHVGRDLQFIRINGTVVGSLAGLAIYAIAQLMF; this comes from the coding sequence ATGGCGGATGATGGTGGAGTGGTGCATCCAGAGAACCAGTCGAGTTGGCCGGGCGCTGCGCAAGCCGTGCAGTCGTTGGCGGAGTCGTTCGCGGGCGCCGACCCAGACGCGGACGCGGTCCGATTGCGTGATCTGCGCCGGATGAAAGTGGTGGCGCTGAGTTTCCTGCTCGGCGCCACTGTGGTCTTCCTGCTGTGTCGATGGGCAGCCACCCACGGGGTAGAAGGCACAGCCCCCACCTGGGTGGGCTACGTCGGTGCGGCGGCCGAGGCCGGCATGGTCGGCGCGCTGGCGGACTGGTTCGCGGTAACCGCACTGTTCAAGCACCCGCTGGGGATACCCATCCCGCACACCGCGATCATCAAGCGCAAGAAAGATCAGCTCGGGGAGGGGCTGGGCACGTTCGTGCGGGAGAACTTCCTGTCACCACCGGTGATCGAGACCAAGCTGCGGGACGCGCAGGTCGCCGGCCGGGTGGGTAAATGGCTGTCGGAGCCGGCGCATGCCGAGCGGGTGGCCGCCGAGACCGCGACCGTGCTGCGGGTCCTGATCGAGATGCTGCGCGACGACGACGTCCAGGACGTGATCGACCGGATGATCGTTCAGCGCATCGCCGAGCCGCACTGGGGTCCGCCGGTCGGCCGGGTGCTGGGTTCCCTACTGGCGGAGAACCGGCAGGAGGCGTTGATTCAGCTGTTGGCCGACCGGGCCTTCCAGTGGTCGCTCAATGCCGGCGAAGTCATCCAGCGGGTGGTGGAGCGTGACTCGCCGACCTGGTCGCCGCGATTCGTCGATCACCTGGTCGGCGACCGCATCCACCGTGAACTGATGGATTTCACCGACAAGGTGCGCCGTAATCCCGATCACGAACTGCGGCGCAGCGCGACCCGGTTCCTGTTCGAATTCGCCGACGATCTGCAGCACGACCAGGCGACCATCGCGAAGGCCGACGCGGTCAAAGAGCAGCTGATGGCGCGCGAAGAAGTCGCCAACGCCGCGGCCACGGCCTGGCGGACGCTCAAGCGACTGGTGCTCGAAGGCGTCGACGACCCGTCCAGCGCGCTGCGGACACGGGTGGCTTCGACTGTGGTCCAGGTCGGAGAGTCGTTGCGCGACAAGGCCGAACTGCGCGACAAGGTCGACAACTGGATCGTGCGGGCCGCCCAGCATCTGGTGGGCCATTACGGCGTGGAGATCACCGCGATCATCACCGAGACCATCGAGCGCTGGGATGCCGCCGAGGCGAGCCGACGCATCGAACTGCACGTCGGGCGTGACTTGCAGTTCATCCGGATCAACGGCACGGTGGTCGGCTCGCTGGCCGGCCTGGCGATCTACGCCATAGCTCAACTTATGTTCTGA
- a CDS encoding helix-turn-helix domain-containing protein encodes MSQDDKLTAVVSTAAADIGSFIRSQREAAQVSMRQLADKAGVSNPYLSQIERGLRKPSADVLNQIAKALRVSAEVLYVRAGILEPSEKSEVRDAVIADAAITERQKQVLLDIYTSFVQQNEADGEETPAD; translated from the coding sequence GTGTCGCAGGATGACAAGCTCACCGCGGTGGTCTCCACGGCTGCGGCGGATATCGGTAGCTTCATTCGGTCCCAGCGCGAAGCCGCGCAGGTGTCCATGCGTCAGCTGGCCGACAAGGCCGGCGTCAGCAACCCGTATCTGAGCCAGATCGAACGTGGACTGCGCAAGCCTTCCGCTGACGTCCTCAACCAGATCGCCAAGGCCCTAAGGGTTTCCGCCGAGGTGCTCTACGTCCGGGCGGGAATTTTGGAGCCGAGCGAGAAGAGCGAGGTCCGTGACGCCGTCATTGCCGATGCAGCGATCACGGAACGGCAAAAGCAGGTTCTGCTCGACATCTACACCTCCTTCGTCCAGCAGAACGAAGCCGACGGTGAGGAGACGCCAGCTGACTGA
- a CDS encoding heparin-binding hemagglutinin, translating to MAENPTIEELKAPLLAALGAADLALATVNDLVANLRDRAGEAREDASTRVEESRARLTKLQEDLPEQLAELRERFTADELRKAAEGYVEAASDRYNDLVARGEAALVRLRSQSGLDDASAQVEGYVDQAVELTQEVLGNVASQTREVGERAAKLVGIELPKKDEPAPAPAKKAPAAKKAAPAAKKAPAKKAPAAKKAPAKKVTQK from the coding sequence ATGGCCGAGAACCCGACCATCGAAGAACTGAAGGCCCCGCTGCTCGCCGCGCTCGGCGCAGCCGACCTGGCGCTGGCCACCGTGAATGACCTCGTCGCCAACCTGCGTGATCGCGCCGGCGAAGCCCGCGAGGACGCCAGCACCCGGGTTGAGGAGAGCCGCGCTCGCCTGACCAAGCTGCAAGAGGACCTGCCCGAGCAGCTCGCCGAGCTGCGGGAGCGCTTCACCGCCGACGAGCTGCGCAAGGCCGCCGAGGGTTACGTGGAGGCTGCCAGCGACCGGTACAACGACCTGGTGGCGCGCGGCGAGGCCGCTCTGGTGCGCCTGCGCAGCCAGTCCGGTCTGGACGACGCCTCGGCCCAGGTGGAGGGCTACGTCGACCAGGCCGTCGAGCTGACCCAGGAGGTGCTGGGCAACGTCGCGTCGCAGACCCGCGAGGTCGGTGAGCGCGCCGCCAAGCTGGTCGGCATCGAGCTGCCCAAGAAGGACGAGCCCGCGCCGGCTCCCGCCAAGAAGGCTCCGGCTGCCAAGAAGGCCGCCCCGGCTGCCAAGAAGGCTCCGGCCAAGAAGGCCCCGGCCGCCAAGAAGGCACCGGCCAAGAAGGTCACCCAGAAGTAG
- a CDS encoding DUF2516 family protein, with the protein MIAANLVGTVLGVLQIAVFATSVYAFVHAAMQRSDAYTAADKLTKPVWLVILGVCGLLALVLQVMGMAIAACAAGVYLVDVRPRLLEVQGKSH; encoded by the coding sequence GTGATCGCTGCGAACCTGGTGGGTACCGTCCTTGGCGTTTTGCAGATCGCCGTCTTCGCGACGTCGGTGTACGCCTTCGTCCACGCCGCGATGCAACGCTCTGACGCCTACACCGCCGCCGACAAGCTCACCAAGCCGGTCTGGCTGGTGATTCTCGGGGTGTGCGGGCTGCTGGCATTGGTGTTGCAGGTGATGGGGATGGCGATCGCGGCCTGCGCGGCCGGGGTCTACCTGGTGGACGTGCGCCCCCGACTCCTTGAGGTCCAAGGCAAGTCCCACTAG
- a CDS encoding DUF2599 domain-containing protein — protein sequence MLRAFVLAALGAAAAVLGAAPATADTGLFGFVDHTEWVSYDGRSSLRVYPTSSARAAALRLDTDGAGEQAWREVLVSAPDADTPGMRDQFLCHFSYAEFARPGKTSWNLEPWRPVVDGVTMLESGCNPGAAEEAF from the coding sequence ATGCTGCGTGCGTTCGTCCTTGCGGCCTTGGGTGCCGCGGCCGCGGTGCTGGGTGCGGCGCCGGCCACCGCTGACACCGGGTTGTTCGGCTTTGTCGACCACACCGAGTGGGTCAGCTACGACGGCCGGTCGAGTCTGCGGGTGTACCCGACCTCCTCTGCGCGGGCGGCGGCGCTGCGGCTCGACACCGACGGCGCGGGTGAACAGGCTTGGCGGGAGGTGCTCGTCAGCGCCCCCGACGCCGATACCCCCGGCATGCGCGACCAATTCCTCTGCCACTTCAGCTACGCCGAGTTCGCCCGACCCGGCAAGACCAGCTGGAACCTTGAGCCGTGGCGCCCCGTCGTCGACGGCGTGACCATGCTCGAATCCGGATGCAATCCGGGTGCCGCCGAGGAGGCCTTCTGA
- the deoC gene encoding deoxyribose-phosphate aldolase, whose protein sequence is MPTTRWDRDQVAKLVDHTLLKPEATAEQVIAVVAEAAELGVAAVCVSPSMVATAAGANPSGVPIAAVAGFPSGKHLSVVKAQEAALAAADGAAEIDMVIDVGAALAGDFAAVDADIATVRAAVPQAVLKVIVESAALLEFAGDAALVAACRAAEDAGADFVKTSTGFHPSGGASVHAVALMAGTVDGRLGVKASGGIRNADDALAMLEAGATRLGLSGTRGVLDGLG, encoded by the coding sequence ATGCCCACCACCCGCTGGGACCGCGACCAGGTGGCCAAACTGGTCGACCACACCCTGCTCAAACCCGAAGCCACCGCGGAGCAGGTGATCGCCGTTGTCGCCGAAGCCGCCGAACTCGGGGTGGCCGCGGTGTGTGTATCGCCGTCGATGGTGGCCACTGCGGCTGGGGCCAACCCCTCCGGCGTCCCGATCGCCGCGGTCGCAGGATTCCCGTCCGGCAAGCATCTGTCGGTGGTCAAAGCCCAGGAGGCCGCATTGGCCGCAGCGGACGGGGCGGCCGAGATCGACATGGTTATCGACGTCGGCGCGGCACTGGCGGGTGATTTCGCCGCGGTGGACGCCGACATCGCCACCGTGCGCGCCGCGGTGCCCCAGGCGGTGCTCAAGGTGATCGTCGAATCCGCCGCGCTGCTGGAGTTCGCCGGCGACGCCGCTCTGGTCGCTGCCTGCCGGGCCGCCGAAGATGCCGGCGCGGATTTCGTAAAGACCTCCACGGGATTTCATCCGTCCGGCGGGGCGAGTGTGCACGCGGTGGCACTGATGGCCGGCACGGTCGATGGCCGGTTAGGGGTCAAGGCCAGCGGCGGTATCCGCAATGCCGACGATGCGCTGGCCATGCTCGAGGCCGGAGCGACTCGACTGGGACTATCCGGCACTCGTGGGGTGCTCGACGGACTGGGGTAG